AAACATTCCCGTGCCCGGTATTGACAGAGCTATCCTTAAGGAAGTTTTCAGCGGCAATACAGGATTGTTTGGCCTGTTTGACCTGTTCTCAGGAGGGGCGTTCAGCAATTTCACAATTTTTGCTTTGAGCATCACTCCTTATGTAACGGCCTCTATTATTTTACAGCTTCTTACCATCGCGGTGCCCAGCCTGGAGGCTCTAGCAAAGGAAGGAACTGAAGGAAAAAAGAAGATCGCTCAATATACGAGATATCTCACCGTCGTTTTGGCGTTTGTTCAGGCCATCGGACTTTCCGTGGGACTGTTCCGCCAGGCGGTTGTCAGCAAAGACCTTTTCTCTATCACCGTTATTGTTTTGACGCTATCCGCTGGTACCGCATTCCTGATGTGGCTCGGTGAGCAGATCAACGAAAACGGCATTGGAAACGGCATATCCCTGATCATTATGGCAGGTATTGTATCCCGTATTCCAACCGCATTCCATCAGGGATGGGTACAGTTTAAGGCTGGAGAATTGGGCGTTGTAACAATCATCCTGTTTGTTGTCTTTGCACTGATCGTAATTGTTGGAATCATTCTCATCCAGCAGGGACAGAGAAGAATTCCAGTACAGTATGCAAAGCGTGTTGTTGGAAGAAAAATGTACGGAGGACAGAGCACCCACATTCCGATGAAGGTGAATCAAGCCGGCGTAATTCCGGTTATTTTCTCTCTGTCACTACTGCAGTTCCCTCTGACGGTAACCTACTTCCTGCCAAGCGGTGGTAATTTCACCGCCTTTGTACAGAAGTGGTTTTCGCTGCAGGGAAATCCGGGCGTATGGATTTATGGTTTGCTTAATGTTATACTAATCATGTTCTTTACCTATTTCTATACAGCGGTTACTTTTAATCCTATGGAAGTAGCGAATAATATGAAAGCCAACGGGGGATTTATCCCCGGAATCAGACCCGGTAGATCTACAGTTGAATATTTAAATAAAGTAATGACCAGAATCACATTTGTTGGGGCTGTTTTCCTTGCTTTCATTGCGACGCTGCCGACCCTGATCAGCCACCTGACACCAATGAACGTTAGCTTTGGCGGAACGTCACTGCTCATCGTAGTCGGTGTCGCACTTGACACAATGAAACAGCTAGAATCGCAAATGGTTATGAGAAATTACCAAGGGTTCCTCAAATAGCAGCTGAAATCTGCATTGCAGATTTCCTGTTATGAGGATTTGCATGGAGGATCTTGAGAATGAGACTTATACTACTCGGCCCCCCAGGTGCCGGTAAGGGTACTCAAGCAGCCAGGATATGTCAGGAATATAAAATCCCTCACATTTCAACCGGTGACATATTCAGACGTCACATCAAAGAGGGCACAGAATTAGGCATTAAGGCGCAAGAATACATGAACAAAGGTGAACTCGTTCCTGATAATCTAGTTTTAGAGATTGCGGAAGCACGCCTGATAGAGGAAGACTGCAAGAACGGCTTTCTACTGGATGGTTTTCCAAGGACAGTAAACCAGGCGGAACAGCTGGATAAATTTTTAGATGAAAGAAACCTTTCCATAGATAAGGTGCTCGATATCGATATCGACAAGGAAGTACTGATGATGAGACTAATTGGAAGAAGAGTTTGCAGAAATTGCGGAGCCAGTTATCATGTCATCAATATGCCCCCTGAGAAGGAAGGAATCTGTGATGTTTGCGGAGGAGCTCTCTATCAGAGATCTGACGACACTGCGGCAACGGTTGAAAATCGCATCGAAGTCTATACCGCATTGACAGAACCCCTTGTGGCCTATTATGAAACGTTAGGCAACATCGCATATGTCGACGGTAGCAAAGGACTTGACGAGGTTTTTGATGGCATTGTGAGTGCAATAGGAGATCAGAAATGATTATCATCAAATCACAACAGGAAATTGATATCATGAGAGAGTCCGGAAAGGTCACCGCATTTATTCTATCGGAACTTGCAAATATGGTTCGCCCAGGAATGTCCACGAAAGAAATCGACGAATTTGTCGAGAGTACTATTTTGAAGCACGGGATGATCCCCAGCTTTAAAGGGTATAATGGGTATCCGGCGAGTGCCTGTGTATCAGTAAACGAGGAAGTGGTTCATGGCATCCCTTCAGAAAAGAAACTTTTGAAGGAAGGTGACATTGTCAGTGTTGACGTGGGCAGCACCTATAAAGGTTATGTCAGTGACGCGGCTAGAACCTATCCGGTAGGAACAATCAGCCCGGAGGCACAAAAGCTGATTACTGTTACAGAACAAAGTTTTTTCGAAGGACTGAAGTTTTGTAAAGTGGGATATCGGCTTTCCGATATTTCCGCGGCGATTCAAAGAAAAGCGGAAGCGGAAGGATTTTCTGTCATTCGGGATTTTGTAGGACACGGAGTTGGCAGGGCGATGCATGAAGAACCCCAGATTCCCAACTATGGAAAACCGGGCAGAGGTCCGCGGCTGGCTGCCGGCATGGTGTTCGCAATTGAACCCATGATCAATCAGGGAGACTACGAGGTCGAGGTCCTTCAAAACAACTGGACAGTAGTCACCGTTGATGGGAAACTTTCCGCTCATTATGAAAATACTGTTGTTATCACTGATGGTGAGCCAGAGCTTTTAACGCTTGCGTAAACCATATTAAGTGTTGCGCAGGTGATTTTTCAAAAGACGAGAAACAGCGATTGAGTACGCAGTGCACGTATAACATACGTAAGCGAGTACGAGAGAGCCAGTGACAATGTATTTTGAAAAATTAACAAGCAAAGAGAGGTGTAATATATGGCAAAAAAAGATGTCATAGAGGTATTTGGTACCGTGTTGGAAGCTCAGCCAAATGCAATGTTTATTGTCAAGCTGGAAAATGGGTACGAAGTACTGGCGCACATTTCAGGAAAAATAAGAATGAACTTCATCAGAATTCTGCCGGGTGATCGCGTTAAGGTTGAATTATCACCTTACGATCTCACCAGAGGCAGAATTACATGGAGAGATAAATAAGGCTCGTGAAATGTTTTTCCTGCAAATGCCGAAGCTGAGAACAATCGGTTCAAGGATGAAACATATCACTTGCCGAGTTAAGATAAACTAATTAAGGACTGAACGCACAATCAAGGAGGAAGAAAAAATGAAAGTTAGAGCTTCCGTTAAGCCGATCTGCGAAAAGTGCAAAATTATTAAGAGAAATGGGAAGGTCATGATTATTTGTGAAAATCCCAAGCACAAGCAGACACAAGGCTAAAGAAGAAATGTTTTCTCGAGAACCGCACTGTAATAAGTATTTCCTCAAAACCACCTGATATTTTGATGCTTTGCATCAAAATCAGGAATGGTTTTACGGTTTCCGAAGAAAACTGCGCAAAGATAGAGTCAATATAGGGGCAGGGTAGTGTTAGTCAGAAAAAAATTGATGTTCCCAGCAACTAGTTGATGAAATTCGATTGCAATTGTGGTAAAATTAAAATATTGTGATCAATCGAGAAATTACCCAAAATTTAGGAAATTTCTCGAAATCTATGTGTAATTATTTCGCTTTTTTGGGCAACAATCAATTAGACGCAATCTCAGCGAGCTATAATTGTTTGCGGATTTGAGTATTTGGCAGATTGCTATCATTTCGTATAGCTAGTCTATTAAAGTTTGCCTTCTCAAATAGTAAGGCGGTAACAAAGCATAAGGAACAACCCTTGGGGGAGCGGCTGTGTTTTATTATCGTGAGATAAGAAAACTACCTCAAATGGTATTCCAGATAAATAATTCTAAAATCAGCAAACAAATTTTCACAAGAGAAAATTCAGTATGCAAGTAAGGAGGATAACTTATGGCTCGTATATCGGGTGTCGACTTACCAAGAGATAAAAGAGTAGAGATTGGACTAACGTATATTTACGGAATAGGCAGACCTACTTCCTTAGAGATACTCGCAAAAGCTGGAATCAACCCAGACACAAGAATTAAGGATCTGTCTGAGGACGAAGCTGGTACCATCAGAAAGATCATTGACACAGAATATGTTGTAGAAGGAGATCTTCGCAGAGAAATCTCCCTGAATATTAAACGACTCATGGAAATCGGCTGTTACAGAGGAATTCGTCATAGAAGAGGATTG
This genomic window from Clostridiales bacterium contains:
- the map gene encoding type I methionyl aminopeptidase — encoded protein: MIIIKSQQEIDIMRESGKVTAFILSELANMVRPGMSTKEIDEFVESTILKHGMIPSFKGYNGYPASACVSVNEEVVHGIPSEKKLLKEGDIVSVDVGSTYKGYVSDAARTYPVGTISPEAQKLITVTEQSFFEGLKFCKVGYRLSDISAAIQRKAEAEGFSVIRDFVGHGVGRAMHEEPQIPNYGKPGRGPRLAAGMVFAIEPMINQGDYEVEVLQNNWTVVTVDGKLSAHYENTVVITDGEPELLTLA
- a CDS encoding adenylate kinase; the protein is MRLILLGPPGAGKGTQAARICQEYKIPHISTGDIFRRHIKEGTELGIKAQEYMNKGELVPDNLVLEIAEARLIEEDCKNGFLLDGFPRTVNQAEQLDKFLDERNLSIDKVLDIDIDKEVLMMRLIGRRVCRNCGASYHVINMPPEKEGICDVCGGALYQRSDDTAATVENRIEVYTALTEPLVAYYETLGNIAYVDGSKGLDEVFDGIVSAIGDQK
- the rpmJ gene encoding 50S ribosomal protein L36, with product MKVRASVKPICEKCKIIKRNGKVMIICENPKHKQTQG
- the rpsM gene encoding 30S ribosomal protein S13, which produces MARISGVDLPRDKRVEIGLTYIYGIGRPTSLEILAKAGINPDTRIKDLSEDEAGTIRKIIDTEYVVEGDLRREISLNIKRLMEIGCYRGIRHRRGLPVRGQKTKTNARTRKGPKKTVGRKKKK
- the secY gene encoding preprotein translocase subunit SecY encodes the protein MIKTIAQAWKIADIRKKIIFTLLMLLVFRLGSNIPVPGIDRAILKEVFSGNTGLFGLFDLFSGGAFSNFTIFALSITPYVTASIILQLLTIAVPSLEALAKEGTEGKKKIAQYTRYLTVVLAFVQAIGLSVGLFRQAVVSKDLFSITVIVLTLSAGTAFLMWLGEQINENGIGNGISLIIMAGIVSRIPTAFHQGWVQFKAGELGVVTIILFVVFALIVIVGIILIQQGQRRIPVQYAKRVVGRKMYGGQSTHIPMKVNQAGVIPVIFSLSLLQFPLTVTYFLPSGGNFTAFVQKWFSLQGNPGVWIYGLLNVILIMFFTYFYTAVTFNPMEVANNMKANGGFIPGIRPGRSTVEYLNKVMTRITFVGAVFLAFIATLPTLISHLTPMNVSFGGTSLLIVVGVALDTMKQLESQMVMRNYQGFLK
- the infA gene encoding translation initiation factor IF-1 — protein: MAKKDVIEVFGTVLEAQPNAMFIVKLENGYEVLAHISGKIRMNFIRILPGDRVKVELSPYDLTRGRITWRDK